A single genomic interval of Oceanithermus profundus DSM 14977 harbors:
- a CDS encoding phospho-N-acetylmuramoyl-pentapeptide-transferase gives MVAAAAVLSWFLVGLQAALMRGLGVGKTVRSDGPESHLAKTGTPSMGGVAFTIAAALLYLTAGAGPLAPVFLLAAGYGLLGLADDLGGLYGRPLKAREKLALQLLMALVFAGFAVRSVSYTPWTALDYALIVAAVVGAANAFNFTDGLDGLAAGVTAVILLPFLHLPLAQVFVGALLGFLWHNAPKARIFMGDAGSQLLGALVAGIFVLEGKAWYLPLAAAVPVLEVVSVVVQVVWFRRTGRRLLRMAPLHHHFELSGWSEAKVVFRFVVVTAVATALAVQLWGGGG, from the coding sequence ATGGTAGCGGCCGCCGCGGTGTTGAGCTGGTTCCTGGTGGGGCTGCAGGCGGCGCTGATGCGCGGCCTCGGCGTGGGCAAGACGGTGCGCTCCGACGGCCCCGAAAGCCACCTGGCCAAGACCGGCACGCCCAGCATGGGCGGCGTCGCCTTCACGATCGCCGCGGCCCTGCTCTACCTGACCGCGGGCGCGGGCCCGCTGGCTCCGGTCTTCCTGCTGGCGGCGGGCTACGGGTTGCTGGGCCTCGCCGATGACCTGGGGGGGCTGTACGGGCGCCCGCTCAAGGCCCGCGAGAAGCTGGCGCTGCAGCTGCTCATGGCCCTGGTCTTCGCCGGCTTTGCGGTCCGCTCCGTGAGCTACACCCCCTGGACCGCGCTCGATTACGCCCTGATCGTGGCGGCGGTGGTCGGCGCGGCCAACGCCTTCAACTTCACCGACGGCCTCGACGGCCTCGCCGCGGGCGTGACCGCGGTGATCCTACTGCCCTTCCTGCACCTGCCGCTGGCGCAGGTCTTCGTGGGCGCGTTGCTCGGTTTCCTCTGGCACAACGCCCCCAAGGCCCGGATCTTCATGGGCGACGCCGGCAGCCAGCTGCTGGGCGCGCTGGTGGCGGGGATCTTCGTCCTCGAGGGCAAGGCCTGGTACCTGCCGCTCGCCGCGGCGGTGCCGGTGCTCGAGGTGGTCTCGGTCGTCGTGCAGGTCGTCTGGTTCCGCCGCACCGGCCGCCGTCTGCTGCGCATGGCGCCGCTGCACCACCACTTCGAACTCTCGGGCTGGAGCGAGGCCAAGGTCGTCTTCCGCTTCGTCGTCGTCACCGCGGTGGCCACGGCGCTGGCGGTGCAGCTGTGGGGAGGTGGCGGGTGA
- a CDS encoding Mur ligase family protein produces MTLVYGLGRSGLGVLRFLARRGRAACFHDDRPRDADVAAARALGFEPCAPEPGRFGTVVAAPGVPIDHPALAALERGGAEVIGEVELAWRETDLPLVGVTGTAGKTTTTVFTARLLEQLGLPAAAAGNVDPPLVDVVDRPGLAAAVVELSSFQLERVRGFRPRVAVLLNLGTDHLDRHGSLERYHAAKLRLLANLTSEDVLVYNAADPRVRAAAEASPARKRPFEPAAQPRATNARAAALAAAALAEALGRAADPRELEARALELPAVPGRFEAVGRVGDVVVIDDSIATRTEAVRAALEAAPAPVAWIVGGEDKGADLSALEPVVRERVALVLAIGRDGPRFARAFAAHAPTVVIEEAEGPRALERALEAALAAPGVASVLLAPLAASFDQFADYKHRSRAFREALARVGGEAWTAS; encoded by the coding sequence GTGACCCTGGTCTACGGACTCGGGCGCAGCGGTCTGGGCGTGCTGCGCTTTCTCGCGCGCCGCGGCCGCGCCGCCTGCTTTCACGACGACCGGCCCCGCGACGCCGACGTCGCAGCGGCGCGGGCGCTGGGCTTCGAGCCCTGCGCCCCCGAGCCGGGCCGCTTCGGCACCGTAGTCGCCGCGCCCGGCGTTCCCATCGACCACCCCGCGCTGGCCGCCCTCGAGCGCGGCGGGGCCGAGGTGATCGGTGAGGTGGAGCTGGCCTGGCGGGAAACCGACCTGCCGCTGGTGGGCGTGACCGGCACCGCCGGCAAGACGACGACGACGGTCTTCACCGCCCGCCTGCTCGAGCAACTGGGCCTGCCCGCGGCCGCCGCGGGCAACGTGGACCCGCCGCTGGTGGACGTGGTCGACCGCCCCGGTCTCGCGGCCGCGGTGGTGGAGCTCTCCAGCTTCCAGCTCGAGCGCGTCCGCGGCTTCCGGCCGCGGGTGGCCGTGCTGCTCAACCTGGGCACCGACCACCTCGACCGCCACGGCAGCCTGGAGCGCTACCACGCCGCCAAGCTGCGCCTGCTCGCAAACCTGACGTCCGAAGACGTGCTCGTCTACAACGCCGCCGACCCGCGGGTGCGCGCCGCCGCCGAAGCCTCCCCGGCGCGCAAGCGCCCCTTCGAACCCGCCGCCCAGCCCCGCGCCACCAACGCCCGCGCCGCCGCCCTGGCCGCCGCGGCGCTGGCCGAGGCGCTGGGCCGCGCCGCCGACCCGCGGGAGCTGGAAGCGCGGGCGCTCGAGCTCCCGGCCGTGCCCGGCCGCTTCGAGGCCGTGGGCCGGGTGGGCGACGTCGTGGTGATCGACGACTCGATCGCCACCCGCACCGAGGCGGTGCGCGCCGCGCTGGAGGCGGCGCCGGCGCCGGTGGCATGGATCGTGGGCGGCGAGGACAAGGGGGCCGACCTGAGCGCGCTCGAGCCCGTGGTGCGCGAGCGCGTGGCCCTGGTGCTGGCCATCGGGCGCGACGGCCCCCGCTTCGCGCGCGCCTTCGCGGCGCACGCGCCCACCGTGGTGATCGAGGAGGCCGAGGGTCCGCGCGCGCTCGAGCGCGCCCTCGAAGCCGCCTTGGCCGCGCCGGGGGTGGCGAGCGTGCTGCTCGCCCCGCTGGCCGCCTCCTTCGACCAGTTCGCCGACTACAAGCACCGCAGCCGCGCCTTCCGCGAGGCGCTCGCGCGGGTGGGGGGTGAGGCGTGGACCGCATCCTGA
- a CDS encoding FtsW/RodA/SpoVE family cell cycle protein, with translation MDRILILAQLLLMGFSVLGIAAGAPALMERHLLTLGVAFGGTLAAALVPPRWIIAQARWLYVLGLVALVAVLIVGRGPAGQEEVRRWFQLGAFSLQPSEFMKIALVAYLASFFSRRGTDYPIIGPVVAIGLAAGLIAIEPDLGTALFLLFLAAFILIVIGVPFRRLVAIGLLVTLIVASIHGVFLNRFEYITDRVDAWRVMNLDPTLLERWDPDRAERIRNAIYQPERARLVLRAAGPLGHGPSAELPTNLPERQNDMIFAVVTYASGWIGAGMLLLAYGLVFARGMQIATRSTGALSVMALGLTGYLTGQALMNVAVTMAIVPVTGISMPMVSAGGSGLLAAGLAFGVLHASARRIDLPEVRA, from the coding sequence GTGGACCGCATCCTGATCCTCGCCCAGCTCCTGCTCATGGGGTTCTCCGTGCTCGGCATCGCCGCCGGCGCGCCCGCGCTGATGGAGCGCCACCTGCTCACGCTGGGCGTCGCCTTCGGCGGCACCCTGGCGGCGGCGCTGGTGCCCCCGCGCTGGATCATCGCCCAGGCCCGCTGGCTCTACGTGCTCGGCCTCGTCGCCCTGGTGGCCGTGCTGATCGTGGGCCGCGGCCCTGCGGGCCAGGAGGAGGTGCGCCGCTGGTTCCAGCTGGGGGCGTTCTCGCTGCAGCCCTCCGAGTTCATGAAGATCGCGCTGGTGGCCTACCTGGCCTCGTTCTTCAGCCGCCGCGGCACCGACTACCCGATCATCGGACCGGTGGTGGCCATCGGCCTGGCCGCGGGCCTGATCGCCATCGAGCCCGACCTGGGCACGGCGCTCTTTTTGCTCTTCCTGGCAGCGTTCATTCTGATCGTCATCGGCGTACCTTTCCGCCGGCTGGTCGCCATCGGGCTGCTGGTGACGCTGATCGTCGCCAGCATCCACGGCGTCTTCCTGAACCGGTTCGAGTACATCACCGACCGGGTGGACGCCTGGCGGGTCATGAACCTGGACCCCACGCTGCTCGAACGCTGGGACCCCGACCGCGCCGAGCGCATCCGAAACGCCATCTACCAGCCGGAGCGCGCGCGCCTGGTGCTGCGCGCCGCCGGCCCTCTGGGGCACGGCCCCAGCGCCGAACTGCCCACCAACCTGCCCGAACGCCAGAACGACATGATCTTCGCCGTCGTCACCTACGCGAGCGGCTGGATCGGCGCGGGCATGCTGCTGCTGGCCTACGGCCTCGTCTTCGCCCGCGGCATGCAGATCGCCACCCGCAGCACCGGGGCGCTGAGCGTGATGGCCCTGGGCCTGACCGGCTACCTGACCGGTCAGGCGCTGATGAACGTCGCGGTGACGATGGCCATCGTGCCGGTCACGGGCATCTCGATGCCCATGGTCAGCGCCGGGGGCAGCGGGCTGCTGGCCGCGGGGCTGGCCTTCGGCGTGCTGCACGCGAGCGCGCGGCGCATCGACCTGCCGGAGGTGCGGGCGTGA
- the murG gene encoding undecaprenyldiphospho-muramoylpentapeptide beta-N-acetylglucosaminyltransferase, with protein sequence MKVAVTGGGSGGHIFPALAVARRLIELGHEVSYVGAEGGMETRLVPEAGVPFHALPAGKYNRNTLQPREAWKALRGLVSARALLRRLRPRVVLSTGGFAGFPLAFAAENAGVPVVLLEQNAALGLANRWLAPRARRIALAMDVSLPRKLAFKALVTGMPVREERREARAAKQALGFDPDRPLLLVMGGSQGSLALNRALPDLLEPHLEGWQVLHQTGERGLEAVRARVAGLAGYRAEAFVDAVTAWSAADAAVTRAGATTLAEAAYHGVPLLAVPLPADVDGGAQEQNARFYATREAALAADQEKPGELAAQLERLLEDAELRAHLRAHLAELSPAGATERLAHLLLEVAE encoded by the coding sequence GTGAAGGTCGCGGTCACCGGCGGCGGCAGCGGCGGGCACATCTTCCCCGCCCTGGCCGTGGCGCGCCGCCTCATCGAGCTGGGCCACGAGGTGAGCTACGTGGGCGCCGAGGGGGGCATGGAGACCCGGCTCGTGCCCGAGGCGGGCGTGCCCTTCCACGCGCTGCCGGCCGGCAAGTACAACCGCAACACCCTGCAGCCGCGCGAGGCCTGGAAGGCGCTGCGCGGCCTCGTGAGCGCCCGCGCGCTGCTGCGGCGGCTGCGCCCGCGGGTCGTGCTCAGCACCGGAGGCTTCGCGGGCTTCCCCCTGGCCTTCGCCGCCGAAAACGCCGGGGTGCCGGTGGTGTTGCTCGAACAGAACGCCGCCCTGGGCCTGGCCAACCGCTGGCTGGCCCCCCGCGCCCGCCGCATCGCCCTGGCCATGGACGTCAGCCTGCCCCGCAAGCTCGCCTTCAAGGCGCTGGTCACCGGCATGCCGGTGCGCGAGGAGCGCCGCGAGGCGCGCGCTGCCAAGCAGGCCCTGGGCTTCGACCCCGACCGGCCCCTGCTCCTCGTCATGGGCGGCAGTCAGGGCTCGCTGGCGCTCAACCGCGCCCTGCCCGACCTGCTCGAGCCCCACCTGGAGGGCTGGCAGGTGCTGCACCAGACCGGGGAACGCGGCCTCGAGGCGGTGCGCGCGCGGGTGGCCGGCCTTGCGGGCTACCGGGCCGAGGCCTTCGTGGACGCCGTCACGGCCTGGTCCGCCGCCGACGCGGCCGTGACCCGCGCCGGCGCGACGACGCTGGCCGAGGCCGCCTACCACGGGGTGCCGCTCCTGGCCGTGCCGCTGCCCGCAGACGTCGACGGCGGCGCCCAGGAACAGAACGCCCGATTCTACGCCACGCGCGAGGCCGCCCTGGCGGCCGATCAGGAAAAGCCGGGGGAGCTCGCCGCCCAGCTCGAGCGCCTGCTCGAAGACGCCGAACTGCGCGCCCATCTGCGGGCGCACCTCGCCGAGCTCTCCCCCGCCGGCGCCACCGAGCGGCTCGCGCACCTGCTGCTGGAGGTGGCCGAGTGA
- the murC gene encoding UDP-N-acetylmuramate--L-alanine ligase, translated as MKHVHFMGIGGVGISALAYVLHREGWKVSGCDARPSELARRLGELGVEVRTGHDPAHLEGVDVLVASNAVPEDHPERRAAARAGVPVMARMQVLAGILERGRSIGVSGTHGKTTTTSMIAHVFTELGADPVVLVGATVPSLGGNARWGAGRHRIAEVDESDPLFAEVAVDLAVLTNLEDDHVAAGAARQTYHADYASLRAAARAYAARAGRVLYNADWAELEALTEGLERVGYGFERGRYRAEDVRLEAGGSRFVLTHDGAALAEVALAVPGRHNVENAVAALATAHLEGLDPALAACALAGYKGAARRFQTTGHLRGAWVVDDYAHHPTEVRATLAAARATGRRVRVVFQPHRYLRTQQMWARFAEALRDADEVWVLDVYAASEEPIPGVSGALIADRLRELGHERARFAAWEEVRGALAESAKAGDLILTMGAGDVWKLGRELVEGAR; from the coding sequence GTGAAGCACGTGCACTTCATGGGCATCGGCGGCGTGGGCATCAGCGCCCTGGCCTACGTGCTGCACCGCGAGGGCTGGAAGGTCTCGGGCTGCGACGCCCGCCCCTCGGAGCTGGCCCGGCGCCTGGGCGAGCTGGGCGTCGAGGTGCGCACCGGCCACGACCCCGCCCACCTGGAGGGCGTGGACGTCCTCGTCGCCTCGAACGCGGTGCCGGAGGACCACCCCGAGCGCCGCGCCGCGGCCCGCGCCGGCGTGCCGGTGATGGCGCGCATGCAGGTCCTCGCCGGCATCCTCGAGCGCGGCCGCTCCATCGGCGTCAGCGGCACCCACGGCAAGACGACGACGACCTCGATGATCGCCCACGTCTTCACCGAGCTGGGGGCCGATCCGGTGGTGCTCGTGGGGGCGACCGTGCCCAGCCTGGGCGGCAACGCCCGCTGGGGCGCGGGCCGGCACCGCATCGCCGAAGTGGACGAGTCCGACCCGCTCTTCGCCGAGGTGGCCGTGGACCTGGCCGTGCTCACCAACCTGGAGGACGACCACGTGGCCGCGGGCGCCGCGCGCCAGACCTACCACGCCGACTACGCCAGCCTGCGCGCCGCCGCCCGCGCCTACGCCGCGCGCGCCGGCCGCGTGCTCTACAACGCCGACTGGGCGGAGCTCGAAGCGCTGACCGAGGGGCTCGAGCGCGTGGGCTACGGCTTCGAGCGCGGCCGCTACCGCGCCGAAGACGTGCGGCTCGAGGCGGGCGGCAGCCGCTTCGTGCTGACCCACGACGGCGCGGCGCTCGCCGAGGTGGCGCTCGCGGTACCGGGCCGCCACAACGTCGAGAACGCCGTCGCCGCGCTGGCCACGGCGCACCTGGAGGGCCTGGACCCCGCCCTGGCGGCGTGCGCCCTGGCCGGCTACAAGGGCGCGGCCCGCCGTTTCCAGACCACCGGCCACCTGCGCGGGGCCTGGGTCGTGGACGACTACGCCCACCACCCCACCGAGGTCCGGGCCACCCTGGCCGCGGCGCGGGCCACCGGTCGGCGGGTGCGGGTCGTCTTCCAGCCCCACCGCTACCTGCGCACCCAACAAATGTGGGCCCGCTTCGCCGAGGCGCTGCGGGATGCCGACGAGGTCTGGGTCCTCGACGTCTACGCCGCGAGCGAGGAACCCATCCCCGGGGTGAGCGGGGCGCTGATCGCCGACCGGCTGCGGGAACTGGGGCACGAACGCGCCCGCTTCGCCGCCTGGGAAGAGGTGCGAGGTGCGCTGGCGGAAAGTGCAAAGGCGGGCGACCTGATCCTCACCATGGGCGCCGGCGACGTGTGGAAGCTGGGGCGCGAGCTCGTGGAGGGGGCGCGGTGA
- a CDS encoding UDP-N-acetylmuramate dehydrogenase, whose translation MKVERRNLAEFTTLSVGGPAEVWTVETPEDLLQATSAPYRVLGNGSNLLVADGGVPERVIRLGGVFARGALGRPRAGAAVHLSPWIGAGVLLPGLVQEAARLGLSGLEPLLGIPASVGGAVRMNAGTRFGEIADVLEAIELFHEGRFRVLDPGELGFGYRTSRLPEGAIVTRVRLRLTPAPAAAIEARMAEVDAARKGQPKRKSAGCAFKNPPGDAAGRLIDAAGFKGLRVGAAMVSREHGNFIVNTGGARAEDVWKLVKRIQEELGLELEWEVWGELP comes from the coding sequence GTGAAGGTCGAACGGCGCAACCTGGCCGAGTTCACCACCCTGTCCGTGGGCGGCCCCGCCGAGGTCTGGACGGTGGAGACGCCCGAAGACCTCCTGCAGGCCACATCCGCGCCCTACCGGGTGCTGGGCAACGGCTCCAACCTGCTCGTCGCCGACGGCGGCGTGCCGGAACGGGTGATCCGCCTGGGCGGCGTCTTCGCCCGCGGGGCCCTGGGGCGGCCGCGGGCCGGCGCGGCGGTCCACCTCAGCCCCTGGATCGGCGCCGGGGTGCTGCTGCCAGGCCTCGTGCAGGAGGCGGCGCGGCTGGGGCTTTCGGGCCTCGAGCCGCTGCTGGGCATCCCCGCGAGCGTCGGCGGCGCGGTACGCATGAACGCCGGAACCCGTTTCGGCGAGATCGCCGACGTGCTCGAGGCCATCGAGCTCTTCCACGAAGGCCGCTTCCGCGTCCTCGACCCCGGCGAGCTGGGCTTCGGCTACCGCACCAGCCGCCTGCCCGAGGGGGCGATCGTGACCCGGGTGCGCCTGCGCCTCACGCCGGCGCCGGCGGCGGCCATCGAGGCCCGCATGGCCGAGGTGGACGCCGCGCGCAAGGGGCAGCCCAAGCGCAAGAGCGCCGGCTGCGCCTTCAAGAACCCCCCGGGCGACGCCGCCGGCCGCCTCATCGACGCGGCCGGCTTCAAGGGGCTGCGCGTAGGCGCGGCGATGGTGAGCCGCGAGCACGGCAACTTCATCGTCAACACCGGCGGAGCCCGCGCCGAGGACGTCTGGAAGCTGGTCAAACGCATCCAGGAGGAGCTGGGGCTCGAGTTAGAGTGGGAGGTATGGGGGGAGCTGCCTTGA
- a CDS encoding cell division protein FtsQ/DivIB, whose amino-acid sequence MSRFVLALLLGATLYVASLVAWPIERVEVAGNAHLERARVLELADLYPGDPWLWATQGRLEALRADPWVLEARLERPRVGAVRIVVRERVPVATLETPEGPVGLAADGTRLPGAKPTGPVIEGFGHDRTLEALQIAALLPTAKRIAYNPAGFTVDWEGRHLWIRNLENLRVWLPRVDMIRGNDVAIYSWGVSIRR is encoded by the coding sequence TTGAGCCGTTTCGTGCTCGCCTTGCTGCTCGGCGCCACGCTCTACGTGGCCAGCCTGGTCGCCTGGCCCATCGAGCGGGTCGAGGTGGCCGGCAACGCCCACCTCGAGCGCGCCCGGGTGCTCGAGCTCGCCGACCTCTACCCCGGCGACCCCTGGCTCTGGGCGACCCAGGGCCGGCTCGAGGCCCTGCGCGCCGATCCCTGGGTGCTGGAGGCGCGGCTGGAGCGGCCGCGCGTGGGCGCGGTGCGGATCGTGGTGCGCGAACGCGTCCCCGTGGCCACGCTCGAGACCCCGGAGGGCCCGGTCGGCCTCGCGGCCGACGGCACCCGGCTGCCCGGCGCCAAGCCCACGGGGCCCGTGATCGAGGGCTTCGGGCACGACCGCACCCTCGAGGCCCTGCAGATCGCCGCGCTGCTGCCCACGGCCAAGCGCATCGCCTACAACCCCGCGGGTTTTACCGTAGACTGGGAAGGAAGGCATCTTTGGATCCGCAACCTGGAAAACCTGCGGGTCTGGCTGCCGCGTGTGGACATGATACGGGGTAACGACGTAGCCATTTATTCCTGGGGGGTGAGCATCCGCCGATGA
- the ftsA gene encoding cell division protein FtsA, with the protein MSDRIIVGLDVGTTKVCTVIGEQSEDGILDIIGEGTVPSQGMKRGAVVNLDKTTEAIRASVKLAERVAGVPVERVFVGIAGPHIKSVTSHGLAAIRRGHSIGPADVERAVEQAKAYPFDGDYELIHALPLEYRVDGQEGIKDPLGMAGVRLEVDVHLVAAATGPLTNLRRAVEAAGLEIEGLVLQSYASGLAVLTPEDHESTVMLVDIGGSTTDVAVFQNGQLAHSSVIPLGGEQVTGDIAQLLKIPLEEAERIKKKYGAALVEMADPDLMLEINQDGNHVRDVPAPELAHYIRPRVREILLLARGAVDEQLGPLELTVHKVVLTGGSALLRGVEELAYQEFHLPVRLGRPEGLSGLADVVASPAHATAVGLVHFGSKSEPAAAPARRTRREPARGEREREGKDAGIWEKIKGIFENFF; encoded by the coding sequence ATGAGCGATCGTATTATCGTTGGGCTGGACGTAGGGACCACCAAGGTCTGCACCGTTATAGGGGAACAGAGCGAGGACGGAATCCTCGACATCATCGGCGAGGGCACCGTCCCTTCGCAGGGTATGAAGCGCGGCGCGGTGGTCAACCTCGACAAGACCACCGAGGCCATCCGCGCCAGCGTCAAGCTGGCCGAACGCGTGGCCGGGGTGCCGGTGGAACGCGTCTTCGTGGGCATCGCCGGCCCCCATATCAAGAGCGTGACCAGCCACGGCCTCGCGGCCATCCGCCGCGGCCACAGCATCGGCCCCGCCGACGTGGAGCGCGCGGTCGAGCAGGCCAAGGCCTACCCCTTCGACGGCGACTACGAACTGATCCACGCGCTGCCCCTGGAGTACCGCGTGGACGGCCAGGAAGGCATCAAGGACCCCCTCGGCATGGCCGGGGTGCGGCTTGAGGTGGACGTGCACCTGGTGGCCGCCGCCACCGGTCCGCTCACCAACCTGCGCCGCGCCGTCGAGGCGGCCGGGCTCGAGATCGAGGGGCTGGTGCTCCAGTCCTACGCCTCCGGCCTCGCGGTGCTCACCCCCGAGGACCACGAGTCCACGGTCATGCTCGTCGACATCGGCGGCAGCACCACCGACGTGGCCGTCTTCCAGAACGGCCAGCTGGCGCACTCCTCGGTCATCCCCCTGGGGGGCGAGCAGGTGACCGGCGACATCGCCCAGCTGCTCAAGATCCCGCTCGAAGAGGCGGAGCGCATCAAGAAGAAGTACGGGGCGGCGCTCGTCGAGATGGCCGACCCCGACCTGATGCTCGAGATCAACCAGGACGGCAACCACGTGCGCGACGTGCCCGCGCCCGAGCTGGCCCATTACATCCGCCCGCGGGTGCGCGAGATCCTGCTCCTCGCCCGGGGGGCGGTGGACGAGCAGCTGGGCCCGCTGGAGCTGACCGTGCACAAGGTCGTGCTCACGGGCGGCTCGGCGCTTTTGCGCGGGGTCGAGGAGCTCGCCTACCAGGAGTTTCACCTGCCCGTGCGCCTGGGCCGCCCCGAGGGGCTCTCGGGGCTGGCCGACGTGGTGGCCTCGCCCGCCCACGCCACCGCGGTGGGCCTGGTGCACTTCGGCAGCAAGAGCGAACCGGCGGCCGCCCCGGCGCGGCGAACCCGCCGCGAACCCGCGCGCGGCGAACGTGAGCGCGAGGGCAAGGACGCCGGCATCTGGGAAAAAATCAAGGGGATCTTCGAAAACTTCTTCTAG
- the ftsZ gene encoding cell division protein FtsZ, translating into MQGATIKVIGLGGAGNNAVNRMIESGLHGVEFIAGNTDAQVLARSLADIRIQMGEKLTRGLGAGANPEIGEKAALETRDLIAEQLDGADLVFITAGMGGGTGTGSAPVVAEIAREIGALTLGVVTRPFNFEGPKRRRVAEEGIKRLRERVDAMVVVNNDRLLAAADSKKIALREAFLMADRVLYHGVKGISDVINAPGEINVDFADLRNMLNGAGQVLMGIGAGRGENRVQEAAQTAINSPLLDRTIEGARNVLLNVVGSEELTLAEAIEVAERVRDATGIEDVDVLYGITYDDRAADEMRIVLIASGFSEATVMPASAEGSSGAFDPNDLEIPAFIRYGDEGPGRL; encoded by the coding sequence ATGCAGGGTGCAACGATCAAAGTCATAGGTTTGGGAGGGGCCGGCAACAACGCCGTGAACCGGATGATCGAGTCCGGGCTCCACGGCGTCGAGTTCATCGCCGGAAACACGGACGCGCAGGTGCTGGCGCGTTCGCTCGCTGACATCCGCATCCAGATGGGCGAGAAGCTGACGCGCGGTCTGGGGGCCGGGGCCAACCCCGAGATCGGCGAGAAAGCCGCGCTGGAAACGCGCGACCTGATCGCCGAGCAGCTCGACGGGGCCGACCTGGTCTTCATCACCGCCGGCATGGGGGGCGGCACCGGCACCGGCAGCGCGCCGGTGGTGGCGGAGATCGCGCGCGAGATCGGGGCGCTCACCCTGGGCGTCGTCACCCGCCCCTTCAACTTCGAAGGCCCCAAGCGCCGCCGCGTCGCCGAGGAGGGGATCAAGCGGCTGCGCGAGCGCGTGGACGCCATGGTCGTGGTCAACAACGACCGCCTGCTGGCCGCCGCCGACAGCAAGAAGATCGCCCTGCGCGAGGCCTTCCTGATGGCCGACCGGGTGCTCTACCACGGGGTCAAGGGCATCTCCGACGTGATCAACGCCCCGGGCGAGATCAACGTCGACTTCGCCGACCTGCGCAACATGCTCAACGGCGCCGGCCAGGTCCTCATGGGCATCGGCGCCGGCCGCGGCGAGAACCGCGTCCAGGAAGCCGCCCAGACCGCGATCAACTCCCCCCTGCTCGACCGCACCATCGAGGGGGCGCGCAACGTGCTGCTCAACGTGGTGGGCTCGGAAGAGCTCACCTTGGCCGAGGCCATCGAAGTGGCCGAACGCGTCCGCGACGCCACCGGCATCGAGGACGTGGACGTCCTCTACGGCATCACCTACGACGACCGCGCCGCCGACGAGATGCGCATCGTGCTGATCGCCTCGGGCTTCTCCGAAGCCACGGTGATGCCTGCGAGCGCCGAGGGCTCGAGCGGCGCCTTCGACCCCAACGACCTGGAGATCCCCGCCTTCATCCGTTACGGCGACGAGGGCCCCGGCCGCCTCTGA